Proteins found in one Coffea eugenioides isolate CCC68of chromosome 5, Ceug_1.0, whole genome shotgun sequence genomic segment:
- the LOC113770509 gene encoding LOW QUALITY PROTEIN: acyl-coenzyme A oxidase 3, peroxisomal-like (The sequence of the model RefSeq protein was modified relative to this genomic sequence to represent the inferred CDS: inserted 1 base in 1 codon) — protein MASSSPSSSCSSMEKINFRTKVLSRHLNHDPTGDKPFLQSSPCLSYTPPELCEPNSFFDVKLMRKLMDGHNIEDRDWLYNLIVQSKLFNPQEKGGKIFVLPDYNQSMEQQREMTMKRIEYLLDNGVFQGWLTRKGPEAELRKFAFLDVVGIFDHSLAIKIGVHFFLWGGAIQFFGTKRHHDKWLKDTEDYAVKGCFSMTELGHGSNVRGIETITTYDSNTREFIINTPCESAQKYWIGGAANHATHTIVFSQLNINGRNQGVHAFIAQIRDANGNICPSIRIADCGHKIGLNGVDNGRLWFDNVRIPRENLLNSVADVSPDGQYLSAIKDPDQRFAAFLAPLTSGRVTIAVSAIYQSKIGLAIAIRYSLTRRAFSVTPSGPEVLLLDYPSHQRRLLPLLAKTYAMSFAANYLKTLYVKRAPALIKTIHIVSSGFKAALTWHNMRTLQECREACGGQGMKTENRVGHLKGEYDVQSTFEGDNNVLMQQVSKALLAEYVAAKKRNKPFEGLGLEHMNXTFPVMPSQLTSTVMRSIDFEHDMLCLRERDLLNRFASEISQRQAQGESKEHAFVMSYQLAEDLGRAFSDRAIFQTFVDAETIVTDATLKSILGLLRSMYALVTLEEDSAFLRYGFLSVDNAAAVRKEVAKLCGELRPHALSLVSSFGIPDAFLSPIAFNWLETNSWSSVQH, from the exons ATGGCCTCTTCTTCTCCATCATCTTCATGTTCATCAATGGAAAAAATCAACTTCAGAACCAAAGTCCTAAGCAGACACCTCAATCATGATCCCACCGGCGACAAGCCTTTTCTCCAATCTTCACCATGTTTAAGTTACACCCCACCAGAGCTCTGTGAGCCCAACTCGTTTTTTGATGTGAAATTGATGAGAAAGCTAATGGATGGTCACAATATAGAGGATAGGGACTGGTTGTATAATCTGATTGTCCAAAGTAAGCTATTTAATCCTCaagaaaaagggggaaaaatcTTCGTGTTACCTGATTATAATCAGTCAATGGAGCAGCAGAGAGAGATGACTATGAAGAGAATTGAATATCTCCTGGACAATGGGGTCTTTCAAGGTTGGCTAACAAGAAAAGGGCCTGAAGCTGAATTGAGAAAGTTTGCTTTTTTGGATGTTGTTGGGATCTTTGATCATTCTCTAGCTATCAAGATTGGAGTGCATTTTTTCTTGTG GGGTGGTGCCATTCAATTTTTTGGTACAAAGCGTCATCATGACAAGTGGTTGAAGGACACAGAAGATTATGCAGTTAAAGGGTGCTTTTCAATGACAGAGTTGGGCCATGGAAGTAAT GTTCGTGGTATTGAGACTATTACAACTTATGATTCAAACACCAGAGAGTTTATCATCAACACTCCTTGTGAATCAGCTCAAAAATATTGGATTGGAGGAGCAGCTAAT CATGCAACACATACTATAGTATTTTCACAGCTCAATATTAATGGACGGAATCAAGGAGTTCATGCTTTTATTGCCCAAATTAGAGATGCAAATGGAAATATATGTCCCAGTATTCGTATTGCTGATTGTGGTCATAAGATTGGTTTAAATGGTGTTGACAATGGTCGACTCTG GTTTGACAATGTCCGAATACCTAGAGAAAATTTGCTAAATTCAGTGGCGGATGTCTCTCCAGATGGGCAATATCTGAGTGCAATTAAGGATCCAGACCAG AGATTCGCTGCTTTCTTGGCCCCTTTGACTTCTGGACGTGTTACTATTGCAGTCAGTGCAATTTACCAATCAAAG ATTGGCTTAGCGATCGCCATAAGATACTCTTTGACGAGGAGAGCTTTCTCTGTTACACCCAGTGGGCCAGAAGTACTTTTGCTTGATTATCCTAGTCATCAGAGGAGGCTTCTGCCGCTTCTTGCAAAGAC GTATGCCATGAGCTTTGCTGCTAACTATCTGAAAACTTTATATGTTAAGAGGGCACCTGCATTGATCAAAACTATTCATATAGTGTCTAGTGGATTCAAGGCTGCTTTGACATGGCATAACATGCGAACACTTCAG GAATGCCGCGAAGCTTGTGGTGGACAAGGTATGAAGACTGAAAATCGCGTTGGTCACCTGAAGGGTGAATATGATGTGCAATCTACTTTTGAGGGTGACAACAATGTTCTTATGCAACAG GTTAGTAAGGCACTCTTGGCAGAATATGTAGCGGCAAAAAAGCGGAATAAACCATTCGAAGGGTTGGGTTTAGAGCACATGA AAACCTTCCCTGTTATGCCTTCTCAGCTAACTAGTACTGTCATGAGGAGCATTGACTTCGAG CATGATATGTTATGTCTAAGAGAGAGAGACCTATTGAACCGTTTTGCTTCTGAAATTTCACAACGCCAAGCACAAGGAGAGAGCAAAGAACACGCTTTTGTAATG AGCTATCAGCTCGCTGAAGACTTGGGCAGAGCATTCTCCGATCgggcaatttttcaaacttttgtgGATGCTGAGACTATTGTAACGGATGCCACTCTTAAG AGTATATTAGGTCTTTTGAGATCCATGTATGCCCTCGTTACCTTGGAAGAAGACTCTGCGTTTCTCCGATACGGCTTCCTGTCAGTAGACAATGCTGCAGCAGTGAGAAAAGAAGTTGCAAAGCTTTGCGGGGAACTGAGACCGCATGCACTTTCGTTAGTCAGCTCCTTTGGCATTCCTGATGCGTTCTTGAGCCCTATAGCTTTCAATTGGTTAGAGACAAACTCTTGGTCCTCTGTTCAACACTAG
- the LOC113771806 gene encoding probable E3 ubiquitin-protein ligase ZFP1: MQQKNDNSPPENHHSHIQQHRRRGQQQQQNHQYYPNYFPNQSMMYPHSLLPIYGFSSLEYPPYHHYPMLPGSSFTPSALPYNTAMLMQGNYVQATTGFDNHHHISQPANLVLPPPAGEYEENNTNNTGGWFQESDDQFSNIFMRIRIEPEEETALVELSRGQEPVVFDLHEDSNADVEESDGPGDDWLEETISQHLKTRRYHTTPGVKQAEHEEAEICVVCQSEHENEEILATLACGHEYHSNCIKGWLIKRNVCPICKRTALPNFDCSTRIG, encoded by the coding sequence ATGCAGCAGAAAAACGATAACAGCCCGCCAGAAAACCACCACAGCCACATTCAACAGCACCGCCGCCGCGGCCAACAACAACAGCAAAACCACCAGTATTACCCAAATTACTTTCCCAACCAGAGTATGATGTACCCTCATTCTCTGCTGCCCATTTATGGTTTCAGCAGCCTGGAATATCCTCCTTACCACCATTATCCAATGCTACCTGGCTCCAGTTTCACTCCTAGCGCTCTGCCATACAACACTGCAATGTTGATGCAAGGGAATTATGTGCAAGCAACGACTGGCTTTGATAATCATCATCACATCAGTCAACCAGCAAACCTCGTACTTCCTCCTCCGGCTGGGGAGTACGAGGAGAATAACACTAATAATACTGGTGGCTGGTTTCAAGAAtctgatgaccaattttcaaATATCTTCATGCGGATTAGGATTGAGCCAGAAGAAGAGACTGCATTGGTTGAACTGAGTCGTGGGCAGGAGCCTGTGGTGTTTGATCTGCATGAAGATTCGAATGCTGATGTTGAAGAATCGGATGGTCCTGGAGATGATTGGCTGGAAGAAACCATCTCCCAACATCTGAAGACTAGAAGATATCATACAACACCTGGTGTAAAACAGGCTGAGCATGAAGAGGCTGAAATTTGTGTGGTGTGCCAGAGTGAGCACGAAAACGAAGAGATATTGGCGACTCTTGCATGTGGACATGAGTACCATTCCAACTGCATCAAGGGATGGTTGATCAAGCGAAACGTTTGCCCAATTTGCAAGCGCACGGCACTTCCAAATTTTGACTGCAGTACGAGAATTGGATAG
- the LOC113770004 gene encoding ras-related protein RABA1f, which translates to MGAYRADDDYDYLFKVVLIGDSGVGKSNLLSRFTRNEFSLESKSTIGVEFATRSIRVDDKVVKAQIWDTAGQERYRAITSAYYRGAVGALLVYDVTRHVTFENVERWLKELRDHTDSNIVIMLVGNKADLRHLRAVSTEDAKAFAERENTFFMETSALESMNVENAFTEVLTQIYRVVSRKALEVGEDPAALPKGQTINVGTKDDVSAVKKVGCCSA; encoded by the exons ATGGGGGCGTATAGAGCGGACGACGATTACGATTACTTGTTCAAGGTGGTTCTGATCGGCGATTCCGGCGTCGGAAAATCCAATTTGCTGTCGAGATTTACTCGCAATGAGTTCAGTCTCGAGTCCAAATCCACCATCGGCGTTGAATTCGCCACCCGCAGCATCCGCGTCGATGATAAAGTCGTTAAGGCTCAGATTTGGGACACTGCTGGTCAAGAGAG GTATCGTGCAATCACAAGTGCCTACTATCGTGGTGCTGTTGGAGCATTGTTAGTCTACGATGTCACTCGTCATGTTACATTTGAAAATGTTGAGAGATGGTTAAAGGAGCTTCGGGATCACACAGATTCGAACATTGTCATTATGCTTGTGGGAAACAAGGCAGATTTGCGCCACCTAAGGGCTGTTTCCACGGAGGATGCAAAGGCATTTGCTGAAAGGGAAAACACATTTTTTATGGAAACCTCTGCTCTGGAATCTATGAATGTGGAAAATGCCTTCACGGAGGTGCTAACTCAGATATATCGAGTTGTCAGCAGGAAAGCTCTTGAGGTTGGAGAGGATCCAGCAGCACTGCCTAAAGGACAGACAATTAATGTTGGCACTAAGGATGATGTTTCAGCTGTAAAAAAGGTTGGATGCTGCTCTGCTTAG
- the LOC113770003 gene encoding uncharacterized protein LOC113770003 codes for MAGPLLRSLLSAATKKSLSSSTSCFQHNHLSIKTHLFTRHAGISRAFSAAATATSAASAASAPSGAIDPSRLRNVAVIAHVDHGKTTLMDRLLRQCGADIPHERAMDSISLERERGITIASKVTLISWKENELNMVDTPGHADFGGEVERVVGMVEGAILVVDAGEGPLAQTKFVLAKALKYGLRPILLLNKVDRPAVTEERCNEVESLVFDLFANLGASEEQLDFPVLYASAKEGWASSNYTKCPPDDAKNMSQLLDAIIRHVPPPTASLDAPFQMLVSMMERDSYLGRILTGRIYSGIVHIGDKIHGLRESDSGTVKIEEGKVVKLMKKKGTSMVLVDSAGAGDIVSMAGLTRPAIGHTVANVEVMTTLPTVQLDPPTISMTFSVNDSPLAGRDGTHLTGGKIADRLIAEAETNLAINVIPGLSDSYEVQGRGELQLGILIENMRREGFELSVSPPKVMYKTENGEKLEPIEEVTIEVNEQHVGLVLDALSHRKAEVADMGPVPGHDDRTKICLTCPSRGLVGYRSVFSSDTRGTGFMHRAFLTYAKYRGPLGNVRKGVLVSMGYGTTTAYALISLEPRGILFVTPGMETYDGMIVGEHSRDTDLDVNPVRMKELTNVRAASKDENVKLSPPRLMTLEEAIGYVASDELIEVTPKAIRLRKRYLDVNKRKAMRNRTKE; via the exons ATGGCTGGTCCACTGCTCCGTTCTCTATTATCTGCTGCCACTAAAAAATCCCTTTCCTCCTCAACTTCATGTTTCCAACATAACCATCTCTCTATTAAAACCCACTTATTCACGCGCCACGCCGGCATTTCACGCGCCTTCTCGGCGGCGGCCACAGCTACGAGTGCAGCATCAGCAGCTTCGGCTCCAAGCGGCGCAATTGACCCCAGCAGGCTTAGGAATGTTGCCGTAATAGCTCACGTCGACCATGGCAAAACCACACTTATGGATCGGCTCCTCCGCCAGTGCGGCGCCGATATCCCCCATGAACGTGCAATGGATTCCATTAGCCTCGAGCGTGAGCGCGGTATCACTATTGCTTCCAAG GTCACTTTAATTTCGTGGAAGGAAAATGAGCTAAACATGGTTGACACTCCTGGACATGCAGATTTTGGTGGTGAA GTTGAGCGAGTAGTTGGCATGGTTGAGGGTGCAATTTTAGTTGTAGATGCTGGTGAGGGTCCACTAGCACAGACAAAATTTGTACTTGCTAAGGCCTTAAAATATGGACTGAGACCTATTCTTCTTCTGAACAAAGTAGATCGACCGGCAG TTACTGAGGAAAGATGCAATGAAGTTGAGAGCCTCGTTTTTGACCTCTTTGCAAATCTTGGTGCTTCAG AGGAACAACTTGATTTTCCTGTTCTTTATGCTTCAGCAAAAGAAGGATGGGCTTCATCCAACTATACAAAATGTCCTCCAGATGATGCTAAAAATATGTCTCAGCTGCTTGATGCAATCATAAGACATGTTCCTCCACCTACTGCTAGCCTTGATGCCCCTTTCCAAATGCTG GTTTCCATGATGGAACGAGATTCATATCTTGGGAGAATTTTGACGGGGCGAATATATTCTGGAATAGTGCACATTGGTGATAAAATCCATGGACTTCGTGAATCAGATTCTGGAACTGTCAAAATCGAAGAAGGCAAG GTTGTGAAGCTGATGAAGAAGAAGGGTACTAGCATGGTGTTAGTTGATAGTGCTGGTGCTGGTGACATAGTGTCAATGGCTGGGTTGACAAGGCCAGCAATAGGTCACACAGTTGCAAATGTTGAG GTTATGACTACATTGCCCACAGTTCAGCTTGATCCCCCAACCATTTCAATGACCTTCAGTGTGAATGACTCTCCTTTGGCTGGACGTGATGGTACCCAT TTGACTGGCGGAAAAATTGCGGATCGGCTTATAGCCGAAGCAGAAACAAATCTCGCCATAAACGTTATACCAGGCCTGTCAGATTCATATGAAGTTCAAGGGAGGGGAGAACTTCAATTGG GTATCTTGATTGAGAATATGAGGCGTGAAGGATTTGAATTATCTGTCTCACCACCTAAAGTCAT GTACAAAACAGAGAATGGTGAGAAGCTAGAACCAATTGAAGAAGTGACTATAGAG GTCAATGAACAGCATGTTGGTTTAGTATTGGATGCACTTTCTCACAGAAAAGCTGAGGTTGCAGACATGGGTCCTGTTCCAGGCCACGATGATCGGACTAAAATCTGTCTGACTTGTCCTTCAAG GGGCCTTGTCGGATACAGAAGTGTATTCAGCAGTGACACACGAGGAACTGGATTTATGCACCGTGCTTTCCTGA CTTATGCTAAATATAGAGGTCCTCTTGGAAATGTCAGAAAAGGAGTATTG GTTTCCATGGGCTATGGAACAACTACAGCTTATGCGCTAATAAGTCTAGAACCTCGTGGGATTCTCTTCGTCACACCTGGGATGGAG ACATATGATGGCATGATTGTCGGTGAGCATTCTCGAGACACAGATCTTGAT GTTAATCCAGTAAGGATGAAGGAACTAACAAATGTGCGGGCTGCTAGCAAGGATGAGAATGTTAAACTATCTCCACCTCGTCTT ATGACGCTAGAAGAAGCAATTGGGTATGTAGCCTCAGATGAGCTAATTGAG GTTACTCCAAAAGCAATCAGGTTAAGGAAAAGATACCTTGATGTAAATAAGCGAAAAGCAATGAGAAACAGAACCAAGGAATAG
- the LOC113771807 gene encoding LOB domain-containing protein 2, producing the protein MQRSTGLPACASCKHQRKKCTDKCILAPFFPVEKNREFQAVHKIFGVSNVAKILRSHNSEEERKRAADSLIWEAFAWQRDPIQGPSGEFRRVVEELKFYKTQYQKITSQLPPTSQVTTSMGYKPAVNAAVASPVLVNGAWNNARNNNANINGGISTMMNNIRGLSSNGGGLSGVHDHPNGNSIIDHSSNPFAYGANSNHLVVQTMEHQNGSAAVILSQQHPNGNSNGVLQGFEHQNGTAAVMLPQQHHTISGFNQQYYIPTGQYNSSTDVNGKTAESSPWHGNS; encoded by the exons ATGCAAAGGTCTACTGGGCTTCCTGCATGTGCATCGTGCAAACATCAACGCAAGAAGTGCACGGACAAATGCATATTAGCACCATTTTTTCCAGTCGAAAAGAACAGAGAATTTCAAGCTGTTCACAAAATCTTTGGAGTCAGCAATGTTGCAAAGATACTCAGGAGTCACAAcagtgaagaagaaagaaaaagggctgCGGATTCACTGATTTGGGAAGCTTTTGCTTGGCAAAGGGATCCAATCCAAGGGCCATCTGGAGAATTCAGAAGGGTTGTTGAAGAACTCAAGTTTTACAAAACTCAATACCAAAAGATTACTTCTCAATTGCCCCCAACATCACAGGTCACAACAAGCATGGGGTACAAACCGGCAGTTAACGCGGCCGTGGCATCACCAGTTTTGGTTAATGGAGCATGGAATAATGCTCGCAATAATAATGCTAATATTAACGGTGGGATTAGTACCATGATGAATAATATTCGTGGGCTAAGTAGCAATGGTGGTGGTTTGAGTGGTGTTCATGATCATCCTAATGGAAATTCGATTATTGATCATTCATCTAATCCGTTTGCTTATGGTGCTAATAGTAATCATCTGGTAGTCCAAACTATGGAGCATCAAAATGGTTCTGCAGCTGTTATTCTTTCCCAGCAGCATCCTAATGGTAACAGTAACGGTGTATTGCAAGGTTTCGAGCATCAAAATGGTACTGCAGCTGTTATGCTGCCCCAGCAGCATCACACAATTTCTGGTTTCAACCAGCAATACTATATTCCCACAG GCCAGTACAATTCCTCAACTGATGTGAATGGCAAGACAGCAGAAAGTTCACCGTGGCATGGGAACTCATAG
- the LOC113771805 gene encoding putative disease resistance protein RGA3: MAEAVLSFVSVILNKILPLAADEISRAWGVKKDLQKLAKKVEMMEALIFDAKCKQSTSKAVQLWLKRLQSIARDAEIVLDDFGYEVLRQKVKNRKRDKVRNFFSSSNPISFRLEMANKIKNVSASLEEAYREANQIGLHPVQLTMAFAAHKEDRLTVPFVDESEMVGREVEVTQVASMLISSDYKKDLPVISIVGMGGQGKTTLAQLVLKNKNVTEHFDKKIWVCVSDDFKVERLLNEMLQSLGEKNVETTNREALVTRLQENLKGKNYLLVLDDVWNDNREKWDRMRICLLAIGGAPGSKILVTTRSDEVASAMQISRLHHLQILSADHSWMLFEKLAFADGGARMTQDLVDIGRRILKKCGGVPLAIKVIGGLLYSKKDASEWSKLDKSEIWNKSTINEGGVISVLKLSYENLPSLSVKQCFASCSIFPKDAVMEKESLIRIWMAQGLINDAKGGGHLQMEDIGSDYFNLLLRSSLLQATSENSTNGIMSCRMHDLVHDLSLQVSNNCFLNTEDGMVVSHDDEVMHLTIIRSRGKVLKNIEGIPPNLQTLYYLGGDGIMLEDILERSRYLSVLKVDCWFVTHLPNVVGNMKHLRHLDISKTRITALPDSITKLYNLMTLKVYYLEEIPKKFSNLINLRHFEFSLGADLGQSCLFPGIGQLANLRTLPYFRVSQEKGCQLEELEHLHNLRGELKIFGLECVSSCESAAKAKLFEKTSIQRLRLSWNGKKEDCDNNSINSVMEGLQPHPDLKSLAISGFKGSRFPSWIVAKDHLTVLRNLVGIELRGLGKCEQVPPLGDLPCLESLEMFSLHNVKRIGAEFYGLLTHLDINARSSTCSSGSGEVTPITLFPKLTRFVLRSMGSLEGWSDAMVPSDSSSSIKVFPNLQCLTIEGLPRLAVLPDMENLTSLAELDIWECGSLSCIRNLNSLTSLESLSLGGGCPALDASLDMKNPQSLRTLSISGCYKLNLSLSNNLEKFTTLQRLRIFSRDPGCWAKGLHHLANLRRLELGGFSDDLDHFPWPDSITNVASDDAKDSTIRRFVSLEHLELRGWPKITSLPDQIQHLSTLRRLEIREFDGLEVVPEWMGSLWNLRELRISDGCNLRQLPSAEAIRHLTNLNQLHIVRCPLLAERCTKGSGAEWPKIAHIPDVLIFP, encoded by the coding sequence ATGGCTGAAGCTGTACTCAGTTTTGTTAGTGTAATCTTGAATAAGATACTTCCACTTGCTGCCGACGAGATCAGCCGGGCATGGGGTGTAAAGAAAGATCTTCAGAAGCTTGCCAAGAAAGTAGAGATGATGGAAGCTTTGATTTTTGATGCTAAATGCAAGCAATCAACAAGCAAAGCCGTGCAGCTCTGGCTCAAAAGGCTCCAGTCCATAGCACGTGATGCTGAAATCGTGTTGGATGACTTCGGATATGAAGTTCTGCGGCAGAAGGTTAAGAATCGGAAGCGCGACAAGGTACGcaacttcttttcttcctcaaatcctATTTCCTTTCGTCTAGAGATGGCTAACAAGATCAAGAATGTTAGCGCATCTCTAGAGGAAGCTTACAGAGAAGCAAATCAAATAGGGCTTCATCCAGTTCAGCTAACCATGGCCTTTGCTGCTCACAAAGAGGATCGATTGACTGTTCCTTTTGTGGACGAGTCAGAAATGGTGGGAAGGGAAGTTGAGGTAACTCAAGTTGCGAGCATGTTAATTAGCTCTGATTATAAGAAGGATTTACCTGTCATCTCAATAGTTGGGATGGGTGGCCAGGGTAAAACAACCCTTGCACAGCTGGTGCTCAAAAATAAGAACGTAACAGAgcattttgataaaaaaatatgGGTCTGCGTGTCTGATGATTTCAAAGTTGAGAGGCTGTTGAATGAGATGCTTCAATCCCTCGGGGAAAAGAATGTTGAGACGACAAACAGGGAAGCATTGGTGACGAGGCTTCAAGAAAATCTgaaaggaaaaaattatttgcttGTGCTTGATGATGTTTGGAATGACAATCGAGAGAAATGGGATCGCATGAGGATATGTTTGTTGGCAATAGGGGGTGCTCCAGGAAGCAAAATATTGGTTACCACACGTAGTGATGAGGTAGCCTCAGCAATGCAAATATCTCGTTTGCATCATCTACAGATCCTCTCAGCTGATCATAGCTGGATGTTGTTTGAAAAACTAGCATTTGCAGATGGTGGCGCAAGAATGACTCAAGATCTGGTGGACATTGGCAGAAGGATACTGAAAAAGTGTGGCGGTGTGCCATTAGCGATCAAAGTGATTGGGGGTTTGTTGTATTCCAAAAAAGATGCCTCGGAGTGGTCGAAGCTTGACAAGAGTGAAATATGGAACAAGTCGACCATTAATGAAGGTGGAGTCATTTCTGTCCTGAAGCTGAGTTACGAGAACTTACCTTCATTGTCAGTGAAACAGTGCTTTGCGAGTTGTTCCATTTTCCCGAAGGACGCTGtcatggaaaaagaaagcttGATACGGATTTGGATGGCCCAGGGATTGATCAATGATGCCAAGGGAGGAGGTCATTTGCAAATGGAGGATATAGGCAGTGACTATTTCAACTTATTGCTTCGGAGTTCTTTGTTGCAAGCTACTTCTGAGAATTCCACTAACGGAATCATGTCCTGCCGGATGCACGACCTTGTGCATGATCTTTCACTGCAAGTGTCaaataattgttttttaaaTACAGAGGATGGAATGGTGGTCAGTCATGATGATGAAGTTATGCATTTGACCATCATTCGGAGTCGAGGGAAGGTGTTAAAGAATATCGAAGGGATTCCTCCAAATTTGCAAACGCTTTATTATCTTGGGGGTGATGGTATCATGCTGGAAGACATCTTGGAAAGGTCTAGATACCTTTCTGTATTAAAAGTAGACTGCTGGTTTGTTACTCATCTCCCGAATGTGGTGGGTAATATGAAACATTTAAGACATCTTGATATCAGTAAAACTCGTATCACTGCTCTGCCAGATTCGATCACAAAGCTCTACAATTTGATGACCTTAAAAGTGTATTACTTGGAAGAGATACCTAAGAAGTTTAGCAATTTAATTAACTTGAGGCATTTCGAGTTTTCATTGGGTGCTGATTTGGGCCAATCATGTTTGTTCCCTGGAATCGGGCAGTTGGCTAATCTTCGGACGTTGCCTTACTTCAGGGTAAGCCAAGAAAAGGGCTGTCAACTTGAGGAGTTGGAACACTTGCACAACCTCCGAGGCGAGCTAAAAATTTTTGGACTTGAATGTGTGAGCAGCTGTGAATCAGCAGCAAAAGCAAAGTTGTTCGAAAAAACAAGCATTCAACGATTAAGACTTTCATGGAATGGCAAGAAAGAAGATTGTGACAACAACAGTATCAATAGTGTCATGGAAGGTCTCCAACCTCACCCAGACTTGAAAAGTTTAGCCATTAGTGGTTTCAAAGGCTCAAGGTTTCCGTCGTGGATAGTGGCAAAGGATCACTTGACGGTACTTCGGAATTTGGTAGGCATCGAGTTGAGAGGATTGGGTAAGTGTGAACAAGTACCACCACTAGGGGACTTGCCTTGTCTCGAGTCCTTAGAGATGTTCTCCTTACACAATGTGAAGCGTATTGGGGCTGAATTCTATGGTCTCCTAACACATCTCGATATTAATGCAAGGAGCAGTACTTGTAGTAGCGGTAGCGGAGAGGTGACACCAATCACTCTGTTTCCAAAACTAACGCGATTTGTGCTGCGGAGCATGGGAAGTCTAGAGGGGTGGTCAGATGCAATGGTTCCCTCGGATTCTTCTTCATCAATTAAGGTATTCCCTAATCTCCAGTGCTTGACAATCGAAGGTCTCCCCAGGTTGGCTGTTTTACCAGATATGGAGAACTTAACGTCTCTTGCGGAGTTAGACATATGGGAATGCGGAAGTTTGTCTTGTATAAGGAATTTGAATAGCCTTACATCTCTTGAATCCTTATCCTTAGGTGGAGGCTGCCCTGCTTTAGATGCTTCTCTGGATATGAAAAACCCCCAATCCCTACGCACTCTAAGCATCTCTGGATGTTATAAGTTGAATCTTTCATTGAGTAATAATCTTGAGAAGTTCACAACGCTCCAGCGGTTGAGGATCTTTTCTCGTGACCCTGGTTGTTGGGCAAAGGGTCTACACCATCTAGCCAACCTCCGCAGGTTGGAACTCGGTGGCTTCTCTGACGACCTTGATCATTTCCCGTGGCCAGACTCCATCACCAATGTTGCCAGTGATGATGCCAAGGATTCTACAATACGGCGTTTCGTCTCTCTGGAGCATCTTGAATTGCGTGGATGGCCAAAAATCACGTCCCTCCCAGACCAAATTCAGCATCTGTCTACCTTGAGAAGGTTAGAGATACGGGAGTTCGACGGGCTGGAAGTTGTTCCAGAGTGGATGGGTAGCCTTTGGAATCTTCGAGAATTGCGGATTAGTGATGGCTGTAACCTCAGACAATTGCCCTCTGCAGAAGCAATACGACACCTCACCAATTTAAATCAACTACATATCGTTAGGTGTCCTCTTTTAGCAGAGAGATGCACCAAAGGGAGTGGTGCAGAGTGGCCCAAGATTGCACATATTCCCGATGTTTTAATATTTCCATAA